In a single window of the Prinia subflava isolate CZ2003 ecotype Zambia chromosome 3, Cam_Psub_1.2, whole genome shotgun sequence genome:
- the LOC134548646 gene encoding G-protein coupled receptor 183-like — protein MSTELPATTVVAEMDPFTASETNISTCDLYEHKDTARVLLSVFYGSILILGVLGNTIALTVIFKNRKKINSTTLYSTNLVFSDLLFCIALPTRIAYYGLGFHWPFGEALCRITALLFYINTYAGVNFMTCLSIDRFFAVVHPFRYKIRRIKYAKGICVFVWFLVFSQTFPLLIQSMSQEENERTTCMEYPNFEKIEHLPLILLAACLIGYLIPLGIILFCYSQISCKLFQTAKENPLTEKSGINKKAINTIIFVIIVFVICFTPYHVAIIQHMIKKLQQEPLCTEKKIFQKSLHYTVFLMNFNCCLDPFIYFFACKGYKRTVLKILRRQVSVSISSAARSHHEESSRDAGETQMTVLAKSPNGKLPEK, from the coding sequence GTCTACTGAGCTTCCTGCAACAACAGTGGTTGCAGAAATGGATCCTTTCACAGCCTCTGAGACCAACATTTCCACCTGTGACTTATACGAGCACAAAGACACTGCGCGGGTATTACTGTCTGTCTTCTACGGCTCCATCTTGATTCTTGGGGTGCTTGGAAACACCATTGCCCTCACCgtcatttttaaaaacagaaagaagatcAACTCCACTACCCTCTATTCAACAAATCTCGTCTTCTCCGACCTGCTGTTCTGCATTGCCTTGCCAACCAGGATAGCCTACTACGGCCTGGGATTTCACTGGCCCTTTGGAGAAGCGCTGTGTCGAATCACCGCGCTCCTGTTCTACATCAACACCTACGCAGGTGTAAACTTCATGACGTGCCTGAGCATTGACAGGTTCTTCGCTGTTGTCCACCCCTTCCGATACAAGATCAGAAGGATTAAATATGCCAAGGGCATTTGTGTCTTTGTCTGGTTTCTTGTGTTCAGTCAAACTTTCCCATTACTTATACAGTCCATGtcacaggaagaaaatgaaaggactACATGTATGGAATATCCAAACTTTGAGAAAATAGAACATCTACCGCTTATACTTCTTGCTGCCTGTTTAATAGGGTACCTTATTCCCCTGGGGATTATTCTATTTTGCTACTCTCAAATCAGCTGCAAACTTTTTCAAACAGCCAAGGAAAACCCACTGACTGAAAAATCAGGGATAAATAAAAAAGCCATCAATACAATCATATTTGTAATTATAGTGTTCGTTATCTGCTTTACTCCTTATCATGTTGCAATCATACAACACATGATTAAGAAACTTCAGCAAGAACCCTTGTGCACcgaaaagaaaattttccagAAGTCACTCCATTATACTGTATTTCTGATGAATTTTAACTGCTGCCTAGATCCTTTCATCTATTTCTTTGCATGCAAAGGATACAAGAGAACTGTACTGAAAATACTGAGACGACAAGTGAGTGTATCAATTTCAAGTGCTGCCAGGTCCCATCATGAAGAAAGCTCACGTGATGCAGGAGAAACACAAATGACGGTACTTGCTAAATCTCCCAATGGAAAGCtacctgaaaaataa
- the GPR18 gene encoding N-arachidonyl glycine receptor, translating into MMPENPHPEEYKIASLVFYSFVFTVGLLVNATALWVFSCTTKKRTTITVYMMNVALLDLFFIFSLPFRLIYHGTDTWPFGDTFCRILGAFTVFYPAIALWLLTFISVDRFMAIVQPKHVKELKNTKKAVLACTGIWIMTLSTTSPLVFLRSDPDQASNFTTCMKMLDIIHLKEVNTLNFCRLIFFFLIPLFIMIGCYLVIIYNFIHGKTSKLKPKAKERSIRIIVTLIAQVLICFVPFHICFAFLMLQDENTTYNPWAAFTTFLMNLSTCLDIILYYIVSKQFQARVISVILYRNYLRSVRRKSFRTGSVRSLNNMNSEMI; encoded by the coding sequence ATGATGCCAGAAAATCCCCACCCAGAAGAATACAAGATTGCATCACTGGTCTTCTACAGCTTTGTGTTCACAGTGGGATTGTTGGTGAATGCCACTGCACTATGGGTGTTCAGCTGCACTACCAAGAAGAGAACAACTATAACTGTATACATGATGAATGTCGCATTACTTGAcctattttttatattttccttgccttttcGGCTAATCTACCATGGGACAGACACGTGGCCTTTTGGAGACACATTCTGCCGGATCCTCGGGGCTTTCACCGTGTTTTATCCAGCCATTGCTCTGTGGCTGCTCACTTTTATCAGCGTAGACAGATTTATGGCTATTGTCCAGCCCAAACATGTCAAAGaactaaaaaatacaaaaaaagctGTGCTGGCTTGCACTGGAATCTGGATAATGACCCTCTCAACAACATCCCCACTGGTGTTTTTACGATCTGATCCAGACCAAGCCTCAAATTTCACCACCTGCATGAAAATGCTTGATATCATCCATTTAAAGGAAGTAAATACATTGAACTTTTGTCgcctaatttttttctttttgatccCCTTGTTTATAATGATAGGGTGTTACCTAGtcattatttataattttattcatGGCAAGACTTCCAAACTGAAGCCTAAGGCCAAGGAGAGATCCATAAGAATTATAGTTACTCTGATTGCTCAGGTACTCATCTGCTTCGTACCCTTCCACATTTGCTTTGCCTTCCTGATGTTGCAAGATGAAAATACAACTTACAATCCCTGGGCAGCCTTTACAACCTTTCTCATGAATCTCAGTACATGCTTGGATATTATACTGTACTACATTGTTTCCAAACAATTCCAGGCAAGAGTCATCAGCGTGATCCTTTATCGCAATTACCTTCGAAGCGTGCGCAGGAAAAGTTTTCGAACTGGAAGTGTAAGATCACTCAATAATATGAACAGTGAGATgatataa